One window from the genome of Leuconostoc suionicum encodes:
- a CDS encoding ABC transporter ATP-binding protein, translated as MEVKFNHVTLTYDNGVEVLHDMDFDIADGQLVALLGPSGGGKSTTLNLISGLLSATTGEIYFGQQNVTKQDALERGVGMVFQNYALYPHMTVLDNIIFPMKMAKIDKVARKKRALELAKLVRVDDQINKKPSDLSGGQQQRVAIARALAKSPNILLLDEPLSNLDARLRVEMREEIRRIQKETGVTTVFVTHDQSEAMHVADKIMLLNDGRIQQYDDSQSLYENPANQFVANFIGEPALNVVEAKYFGDGVKQLFNGEVATIGIRAEALTNETNDPAIQMQANVREVLSFGHEHQATIIFKEQHMIATGISTNVIVNKVITIFAKLGGVYAFDNEGHRLSLRGEQL; from the coding sequence GTGGAAGTTAAATTTAATCACGTGACCTTGACATATGATAATGGCGTTGAGGTCCTACATGACATGGATTTTGATATTGCTGATGGCCAATTAGTGGCTCTTCTTGGGCCATCTGGTGGTGGTAAATCAACGACTTTGAATTTGATTTCAGGTTTATTATCAGCCACAACAGGTGAAATATATTTTGGACAACAAAATGTGACCAAACAAGATGCTTTAGAGCGTGGTGTTGGTATGGTTTTTCAAAATTATGCTTTATATCCCCATATGACAGTATTGGACAATATAATTTTTCCAATGAAAATGGCTAAAATTGATAAAGTAGCACGAAAGAAACGCGCCTTGGAACTGGCAAAGTTAGTTCGTGTTGATGATCAAATTAATAAGAAACCCAGTGATTTATCTGGCGGACAGCAACAAAGAGTCGCTATTGCTCGCGCCTTGGCAAAATCTCCAAATATTTTATTATTAGATGAGCCATTATCTAATTTAGACGCACGTTTACGCGTTGAGATGAGAGAAGAAATTCGTCGTATTCAAAAAGAAACTGGTGTTACTACTGTTTTCGTTACTCATGATCAAAGTGAAGCCATGCATGTGGCAGATAAAATAATGTTGTTAAATGATGGTCGAATTCAACAATACGATGATTCACAGTCACTGTATGAAAACCCTGCCAATCAGTTTGTGGCTAACTTTATTGGTGAACCGGCTTTGAATGTGGTTGAAGCTAAATATTTTGGAGATGGGGTGAAGCAATTATTTAATGGCGAAGTTGCAACAATTGGAATTCGTGCTGAGGCATTGACTAATGAAACAAATGATCCTGCGATTCAAATGCAAGCAAACGTACGAGAAGTTCTCTCGTTTGGTCATGAGCATCAAGCAACAATAATATTTAAAGAACAACATATGATTGCAACGGGTATTAGTACTAATGTGATAGTCAACAAAGTCATAACAATATTTGCAAAATTAGGCGGTGTATATGCATTTGATAATGAGGGACACCGTTTATCACTAAGAGGTGAGCAACTATGA
- a CDS encoding carbohydrate ABC transporter permease: MKKKLSKIMVYSLLVIGALTMLLPFFWMISTSFKTGFEALQTPPTWLPKKLQLTNWIAAWHAAPFASYLINSVVVALITTVGQIITAIMAAFAFAKMNFRGKNFLFTILLATMMVPGEMLIIPNFVTLSQLHLVNTYGALIIPWLASFFAVFTLRQSFASVPDQLYYAAKLDGASDWKFLWQILVPNSKSSITAIGLLQVIGSWNSFMWPLIVTNTDKMRTLPVGLQAFSSDSGVNYPELMAASTFVILPMVILYLFLNKYVVAGISGGGIKG; the protein is encoded by the coding sequence ATGAAAAAGAAACTATCAAAAATAATGGTTTATTCATTATTAGTAATTGGTGCGCTGACAATGTTATTACCATTCTTTTGGATGATTTCAACATCATTTAAAACTGGCTTTGAAGCGTTACAAACACCACCGACCTGGTTACCGAAAAAACTTCAGCTAACCAATTGGATTGCTGCATGGCACGCGGCACCGTTTGCATCTTATTTGATCAATTCGGTTGTAGTGGCATTGATAACAACAGTTGGTCAAATAATTACTGCGATTATGGCAGCATTTGCTTTTGCAAAGATGAATTTTCGTGGTAAAAATTTTCTTTTTACTATATTGTTGGCAACGATGATGGTACCAGGGGAAATGCTTATTATTCCAAACTTTGTGACATTGTCGCAATTACACTTGGTAAATACCTATGGTGCCTTGATTATTCCTTGGTTGGCTAGTTTTTTTGCAGTCTTTACATTACGTCAATCATTTGCCAGTGTTCCTGATCAATTATATTATGCGGCTAAACTTGATGGTGCCTCAGACTGGAAGTTCTTGTGGCAGATTTTGGTACCTAATTCAAAGTCGTCTATCACTGCTATTGGATTACTGCAAGTGATCGGTTCTTGGAACTCGTTTATGTGGCCACTTATTGTTACTAATACGGATAAGATGCGAACATTACCGGTTGGGTTACAAGCCTTTAGTTCTGATTCTGGTGTTAATTATCCAGAGTTAATGGCAGCATCAACTTTTGTTATATTACCAATGGTTATTTTGTATTTGTTTTTGAATAAGTATGTTGTTGCTGGCATTTCAGGTGGTGGCATTAAAGGATAG
- a CDS encoding MBL fold metallo-hydrolase: MSTQVKFLNGLNTIGGNVVTFTNQQTRLIMDFGVNFAPTTTPATDLLNDGTLPNLPSLFQNMQSDLKSTIFVSHLHLDHMGALRYLTSPTDVYMSQNSADLYQVLINLGVEHAPYAKVKVIDYEKPINFGPFEVTFFETDHDIRGASVIRVSDGKHIFVHSGDVRLDGSHPERVEHWADVLHDNKIDLFLLEGTEFSFENQNDEFVRQTEQSLQIDFANIIKETEKLVVVNPYERNIDRLLALQNTAHENGRKFLWDHRFTVILRSMGIKNVQEIDWLKVMSEPSHYVVQNRFDQLHDLDQFDKQFVYLHMNGEPLGEYDPRFSELSTYLETRNVALQLMGASGHAKPDDLVALAQHVNAKQTVPWHSFKPEKEASELVSAGLNVYLPTKGEILNYN, translated from the coding sequence ATGAGTACACAAGTAAAATTTTTAAATGGATTAAATACAATTGGTGGTAACGTCGTAACTTTTACTAATCAGCAAACACGATTAATAATGGATTTTGGCGTTAATTTTGCGCCAACAACAACACCGGCAACTGACTTACTAAATGATGGCACATTACCTAATCTACCTAGTTTATTTCAGAATATGCAAAGTGATTTAAAAAGTACAATTTTCGTTTCACACTTACATTTAGACCATATGGGTGCGCTTAGATACTTAACAAGTCCCACAGATGTTTATATGAGTCAAAATTCGGCTGATTTGTATCAAGTATTAATTAATTTAGGTGTTGAGCATGCGCCATATGCAAAAGTTAAGGTAATTGATTATGAAAAACCAATTAATTTTGGACCGTTTGAAGTAACTTTTTTTGAAACGGATCATGATATACGTGGTGCTTCAGTCATTCGTGTTAGTGATGGGAAACACATTTTTGTTCATAGTGGGGATGTCCGTTTAGATGGTTCACACCCAGAAAGAGTTGAACACTGGGCAGATGTCCTCCACGATAATAAAATTGATTTGTTTTTGTTGGAAGGAACAGAATTTAGTTTTGAGAATCAAAACGATGAATTTGTTCGTCAAACTGAACAATCTTTGCAAATTGATTTTGCTAACATAATAAAAGAAACTGAAAAATTAGTTGTTGTTAATCCATATGAAAGAAATATTGATCGATTGTTGGCATTACAAAATACTGCGCATGAGAATGGCCGAAAATTTTTGTGGGATCATCGGTTCACAGTTATTTTGAGAAGCATGGGCATTAAGAACGTTCAAGAAATTGATTGGTTAAAGGTTATGTCAGAACCAAGCCATTATGTCGTTCAAAACCGATTTGATCAATTGCATGATTTAGATCAATTTGATAAACAATTCGTCTACTTGCACATGAATGGTGAACCATTAGGTGAATATGATCCTCGTTTTTCCGAACTATCAACTTATTTAGAGACGAGAAACGTAGCTTTACAGTTAATGGGTGCCAGTGGTCATGCCAAACCAGATGATTTAGTGGCCCTAGCTCAACATGTGAATGCCAAGCAAACAGTTCCTTGGCATTCATTCAAACCAGAAAAAGAAGCATCAGAATTAGTAAGTGCAGGACTCAATGTTTATTTACCAACAAAAGGTGAGATTCTAAACTATAATTGA
- a CDS encoding AMP-binding protein, with protein MSILLDKLNKQLALHENEIQLIDAESKVKLTGNEVRGAISLFRQQFINHKITQGDVVLIALGNTIWMTIIEQALWEIGAIAHPIAETTGVKEILGEFNDYRYSGAIISERLSRELGDQGILLEESFEIANDLVNFFSYTGKPLKHVATDAEKQLALILNTSGTTGKPKRVGITHEKILLATNAVTKSQNIQVTDHALIVMPMFHINAQIVSTVTSRINGCQVIVAPKFSASKFWSIVSEYQVTWLSVVPTIINILLKNEKSKDQYKKLKESVRLKYVRSASFSLPKQLLTDFEQRFNVRVQEGYGMTESTTVVSINPLDKPKIGSVGPVVDTDIAIYSDTYGVTYKANHHGEIILRGPRVLQQYLDPKENILIDGYFRTGDIGYFDEEGYLYVIGRIKEIINHGGEKVAPAKVESLISQFQFVTEVAVIGLPDELYGERVVAALHLDSSINYDYKIEEIKNKLSRELAKYEQPSEYLITGSFPRNQTGKVLRPQLIERLKGEKQHATIK; from the coding sequence ATGTCAATATTGCTTGATAAGTTAAATAAGCAACTTGCACTCCATGAAAATGAAATTCAATTAATAGATGCTGAAAGTAAAGTCAAATTAACAGGAAATGAGGTTCGAGGAGCGATTAGTTTATTCAGACAGCAGTTTATTAATCACAAAATCACTCAAGGGGATGTTGTATTAATTGCTCTTGGGAATACAATTTGGATGACAATTATCGAACAAGCATTATGGGAGATTGGAGCAATTGCGCACCCAATTGCTGAAACGACAGGCGTTAAGGAAATACTAGGAGAATTTAATGATTATCGATATTCAGGTGCTATCATTAGTGAACGACTTTCCAGGGAGTTAGGGGATCAAGGTATCCTTTTGGAAGAATCATTTGAGATTGCAAATGACTTGGTAAATTTCTTTTCGTATACTGGGAAGCCACTAAAACATGTTGCAACTGATGCTGAGAAGCAACTGGCCCTGATCTTGAATACATCAGGTACAACCGGGAAGCCAAAAAGAGTTGGCATTACTCATGAGAAAATTTTGTTAGCCACAAACGCTGTAACAAAAAGTCAAAATATTCAAGTGACTGATCATGCCTTGATCGTTATGCCAATGTTTCATATTAATGCTCAAATTGTTTCTACAGTGACATCTCGTATCAATGGGTGTCAGGTAATTGTGGCACCTAAATTTTCAGCAAGTAAGTTTTGGTCTATTGTTTCTGAATACCAGGTTACTTGGTTGTCAGTCGTTCCAACTATTATTAATATTTTATTGAAAAATGAAAAAAGTAAGGATCAGTATAAAAAACTGAAAGAATCGGTACGATTAAAGTATGTCCGTTCAGCATCTTTTTCACTTCCCAAGCAATTACTAACAGATTTTGAACAGCGTTTTAATGTCAGAGTTCAAGAAGGCTATGGTATGACAGAGTCAACTACAGTTGTTTCAATTAACCCATTGGACAAGCCAAAAATTGGATCTGTCGGTCCGGTGGTAGATACGGATATAGCTATTTATTCTGACACTTATGGTGTTACTTATAAGGCTAATCATCATGGTGAAATTATATTGCGAGGACCGAGAGTTCTGCAACAGTATCTTGATCCCAAAGAAAACATTTTGATTGATGGATACTTCCGTACGGGGGACATTGGATATTTTGATGAAGAAGGATATTTATACGTTATCGGCAGAATCAAGGAAATTATTAATCATGGTGGTGAAAAAGTTGCCCCAGCCAAAGTAGAAAGTCTTATTTCTCAATTTCAATTTGTAACAGAAGTTGCGGTAATAGGATTGCCGGATGAGTTATACGGTGAGCGTGTGGTGGCAGCGCTTCATTTAGACAGTTCAATTAATTATGATTATAAAATCGAGGAAATTAAGAACAAATTATCTCGGGAATTAGCAAAATATGAGCAACCTTCGGAATATCTAATAACAGGTTCTTTCCCTCGTAATCAAACAGGTAAGGTTCTGCGACCACAACTAATTGAACGTTTGAAAGGTGAAAAGCAACATGCAACAATCAAATAA
- a CDS encoding ABC transporter substrate-binding protein: MSTGKKVAAWSAITILASSLFAGLSTVDTSTVSAATTKPVKITFWHAMAGPYKEALQKRIDAFNKSQKQYKVVATAQGDYTTLNQKIMAGAKSKTLPVMAQATYTQIPDYAKDGIVTSIQSQVTGKNGLSKKQLNNIYSGFLQQSKYKGEYYSTPFSASVREMFYNKTLLKKYNLSVPKTWDDIANMSEVLKKDGIATVGFDKSFDMEWDSMVRSAGESLVTSGGKVNVNSKKAVAAAKLITNMVSDGTAKTAGSDIYGTTNFVNGKTALTFSSSAGITATQAAAAKDFDWGTAPLPSYQGKSATVLAGNSLVVTATASEKQQSGAWAFMKFLMSDKQTEKWAEATGYLPITKTATKSAAYKAYLDKNPLAKAASESLPGAFSDTAFLGYQDYRTNLATAVDAMLTKNTSASDALNTLADQTKKTLQENK; this comes from the coding sequence ATGAGTACAGGGAAAAAAGTTGCAGCATGGTCTGCTATTACAATTTTGGCAAGCTCGTTATTTGCTGGTTTGTCAACTGTAGATACGTCGACAGTAAGCGCGGCCACGACTAAACCAGTCAAAATCACTTTTTGGCATGCAATGGCTGGACCATACAAGGAAGCTTTGCAAAAACGTATTGATGCTTTTAATAAATCGCAAAAGCAGTATAAGGTTGTGGCGACAGCGCAGGGGGATTATACAACTTTGAATCAAAAAATCATGGCTGGTGCTAAATCAAAAACTTTGCCAGTTATGGCCCAAGCAACATACACACAAATTCCAGATTATGCGAAAGATGGTATCGTAACATCTATTCAGTCACAAGTGACTGGTAAAAATGGTTTGTCGAAGAAACAATTAAATAATATTTATTCTGGATTCCTACAACAATCAAAATATAAGGGCGAGTATTATTCAACACCTTTTTCTGCATCTGTACGTGAAATGTTTTATAACAAAACCTTACTGAAGAAGTACAATCTATCAGTTCCAAAAACTTGGGATGATATTGCTAACATGTCAGAGGTATTAAAAAAAGACGGTATTGCCACTGTAGGATTTGATAAATCATTTGATATGGAATGGGACTCCATGGTTCGTTCTGCTGGTGAATCGCTGGTTACTAGTGGTGGAAAAGTTAATGTAAATTCAAAAAAAGCTGTTGCAGCAGCTAAGTTAATTACAAACATGGTCAGTGATGGGACAGCTAAGACAGCTGGATCAGATATTTATGGCACGACAAACTTTGTTAACGGTAAGACGGCTCTCACATTTTCATCATCAGCAGGTATTACAGCCACACAAGCTGCGGCTGCAAAAGACTTTGATTGGGGAACAGCTCCACTGCCATCATATCAGGGTAAATCAGCGACTGTATTGGCAGGAAATAGTTTAGTTGTCACAGCAACAGCCTCTGAAAAGCAGCAGTCTGGTGCATGGGCATTTATGAAGTTTCTAATGTCTGATAAGCAAACGGAGAAGTGGGCGGAAGCTACTGGGTATTTACCAATTACTAAGACTGCTACAAAATCGGCAGCTTATAAAGCTTACTTGGATAAAAATCCATTAGCTAAAGCAGCATCGGAATCATTGCCTGGCGCATTTTCTGATACAGCATTCTTAGGTTACCAAGATTATCGTACTAATTTAGCTACTGCTGTTGATGCGATGCTAACAAAAAACACATCAGCATCTGATGCTTTGAATACGTTAGCTGATCAAACTAAAAAAACTTTGCAAGAGAATAAATAG
- a CDS encoding aliphatic sulfonate ABC transporter substrate-binding protein, which yields MTQLIRKIMLVIFLLLWIVCAIYGYTQTIEKKSTLQTITIGYQKGDPIDIAKQHGELIKNMEDQGYKIVYREFADGAAEMQALASGSIDYARTGDTPPVSAQASKTDIAYIAVGASKSSGSAILLPKSSTVSKLSDLKGKRIAYTQGTSSQYLLLSALKKAGLSSSDVTLVNMKQTDASIAFGQGKIDAWVTWDPYTAQAQVTQGAKVLTTGKGLSKNRDFILSTQSYAKKNKKASAYLVKYLAEDMKWANNNKSAVSKLLVKSLSMKQSVIKKMVNRKDFTITSISSSVVKEQQDIADLFYDQGLITKKIKISDAIVDITK from the coding sequence ATGACGCAATTAATTAGAAAAATAATGTTAGTTATTTTTTTGTTGCTGTGGATAGTCTGTGCAATATATGGATATACACAAACGATTGAAAAAAAATCAACACTACAGACTATCACAATAGGGTATCAAAAAGGAGATCCTATTGATATTGCCAAGCAACATGGGGAACTTATAAAAAATATGGAGGATCAGGGCTATAAAATTGTATACCGTGAATTTGCTGATGGTGCGGCTGAAATGCAAGCCTTGGCAAGCGGTAGCATAGATTATGCTCGAACCGGAGATACACCGCCAGTATCTGCCCAAGCTTCTAAAACAGATATTGCATATATTGCTGTCGGTGCAAGTAAATCAAGTGGTTCTGCAATTTTGCTACCAAAAAGTTCTACTGTATCTAAACTTTCAGATTTAAAGGGCAAGCGAATTGCCTATACGCAAGGCACTAGCTCACAATATCTGTTGCTGAGTGCATTAAAAAAAGCTGGATTGAGCTCAAGTGATGTCACATTAGTAAATATGAAACAAACAGATGCAAGTATAGCCTTTGGACAAGGAAAAATAGATGCTTGGGTAACCTGGGATCCCTATACGGCACAAGCACAAGTAACACAAGGTGCTAAAGTCTTGACAACGGGTAAAGGATTAAGCAAAAATCGTGATTTCATCTTATCTACACAATCATATGCTAAGAAAAATAAAAAAGCCTCAGCTTATTTAGTAAAATATCTTGCTGAAGATATGAAGTGGGCTAATAATAACAAATCGGCAGTTTCCAAATTGTTGGTTAAATCATTGAGTATGAAACAGTCCGTGATTAAAAAAATGGTGAATCGCAAAGACTTTACAATTACAAGTATTAGTTCATCTGTTGTAAAAGAACAGCAAGATATTGCAGATTTGTTTTACGATCAGGGTCTAATAACTAAAAAAATAAAAATTAGTGATGCAATTGTAGATATTACAAAGTAG
- a CDS encoding ABC transporter ATP-binding protein: MNSVISLDKINKTYENKQVLKNINFDIQEGEFISFVGESGGGKTTLLRLVAGLESPTSGSININGKPLAGKNTIARVMFQDARLLPWMTVIDNVTFGSKNKKMKDFAFKLLERVELGDKSTSFPQQLSGGQKQRVALARALMSRPKILLLDEPLGALDALTRLKMQRLIAKIVEESNLTTILITHDVQEAVLLGDRVVAVKDGHLGLIIDGIRKDDTRENFTEVIETVQDFILATSEEVK; the protein is encoded by the coding sequence ATGAATTCAGTAATATCTTTAGATAAAATCAATAAAACATATGAAAACAAGCAAGTTTTAAAAAATATTAATTTTGATATTCAGGAGGGGGAGTTTATATCTTTCGTCGGAGAAAGTGGTGGTGGTAAAACAACTTTATTGAGATTAGTTGCTGGTCTTGAATCACCCACTTCTGGGTCAATTAATATTAACGGCAAACCACTGGCTGGTAAAAATACCATTGCCCGTGTGATGTTTCAGGATGCTCGATTACTACCATGGATGACAGTAATCGACAATGTTACTTTTGGCAGTAAAAATAAGAAGATGAAAGATTTTGCATTCAAATTACTTGAGAGAGTTGAGCTTGGCGACAAAAGTACATCTTTTCCACAGCAGTTATCTGGTGGTCAGAAGCAACGTGTGGCCCTCGCTCGTGCATTAATGTCACGTCCAAAAATATTACTTTTAGATGAGCCGTTGGGCGCCTTAGATGCATTAACACGTTTAAAGATGCAGCGCTTAATTGCTAAAATTGTTGAAGAATCAAACTTAACAACTATTTTAATCACTCATGATGTTCAAGAAGCTGTTCTGTTAGGAGATCGCGTAGTAGCTGTTAAAGATGGTCACTTGGGTTTAATTATAGATGGCATACGAAAAGATGATACAAGAGAAAATTTCACAGAAGTAATTGAGACGGTTCAGGACTTCATATTGGCCACTAGTGAGGAAGTGAAATGA
- a CDS encoding type 2 periplasmic-binding domain-containing protein — MKLHTLGPKGTDSERAAQHYLTDETLVLHSSFEEILLNLEIYKGDKIILPVAFKSNQEPNLNWSDFNYLNWENLDIEATFSMPLMTMSVIENIDFKRNVALVHAATEGLMKRYLTSVNLDNAWGPSIMFAPSKIVALQSFIKEQNRFTIVSEEQFKKLPESSDEKYQIRQQLKPQMVWIVYRVL; from the coding sequence ATGAAATTACATACGTTAGGCCCTAAGGGTACGGATTCTGAGCGTGCTGCACAACATTATTTGACAGATGAAACGCTTGTTTTACATAGTAGTTTTGAGGAAATCCTGTTGAATCTGGAAATATACAAAGGTGATAAAATTATATTACCAGTTGCTTTTAAATCAAATCAGGAACCTAATTTGAACTGGTCAGATTTTAATTATCTGAATTGGGAAAACCTGGATATTGAGGCAACTTTCTCGATGCCATTGATGACAATGAGTGTGATTGAGAATATAGATTTTAAGCGTAATGTAGCGTTAGTGCACGCGGCCACAGAAGGCTTAATGAAAAGATATTTAACCTCTGTGAATTTAGATAATGCGTGGGGACCATCAATTATGTTTGCCCCAAGTAAAATTGTTGCATTACAGAGCTTTATAAAAGAACAAAATCGGTTTACAATTGTTTCTGAAGAGCAATTCAAAAAATTACCTGAAAGTAGTGACGAAAAATACCAAATTAGGCAGCAGTTGAAGCCACAGATGGTTTGGATCGTCTATAGAGTCCTATGA
- a CDS encoding type I 3-dehydroquinate dehydratase codes for MTLRELLNIPSSTNKPIIAVPLTLGPTDKFSPFAQKLQQQNPDIVEWRADYIADDFSQAVMWQQVKTGAQNELAQKEVSAMTEAKMLSEIDNAKQEFMANWPQMNAQIIKELTGTVFNSIGGFPVILTYRTVEQGGKGEMSAVEYATFVISALHSGYPFAAVDVEYTLDEPLRKSIMEAAHQVNVPVILSYHDFNSTPKILNKMIIDMSETAADIIKLAVMPKDEADVQYLLDVTHDSEVPQPLITMSMGELGKRTRVEGYQYGSELTFATLNDSSKSAPGQLTINELLQAWQ; via the coding sequence ATGACATTAAGAGAACTATTAAACATACCAAGCAGTACGAATAAACCGATTATAGCAGTCCCCCTAACTTTGGGGCCTACAGACAAATTTAGTCCTTTTGCGCAAAAACTACAGCAACAAAACCCGGATATCGTTGAATGGCGAGCGGATTATATTGCTGATGATTTTAGTCAAGCAGTTATGTGGCAGCAAGTTAAGACCGGCGCGCAAAATGAGTTGGCACAGAAAGAAGTGTCGGCAATGACTGAAGCAAAAATGCTATCAGAAATTGACAACGCAAAACAAGAATTTATGGCTAATTGGCCACAGATGAATGCACAAATTATTAAAGAACTGACGGGAACAGTATTTAATAGTATTGGTGGATTCCCCGTAATTTTAACATATCGTACAGTAGAACAAGGTGGAAAAGGCGAAATGAGTGCGGTTGAGTACGCAACCTTTGTTATATCAGCATTACATTCAGGTTATCCTTTTGCTGCTGTTGACGTTGAGTATACCTTAGATGAACCGTTAAGAAAGAGTATTATGGAGGCTGCCCACCAGGTTAACGTGCCGGTGATACTATCTTATCATGATTTTAATAGCACACCAAAAATTTTGAACAAGATGATTATAGATATGTCTGAAACTGCAGCAGACATCATAAAGTTAGCTGTTATGCCCAAAGATGAGGCAGATGTTCAGTATTTGTTGGATGTAACTCATGATTCTGAAGTACCACAACCATTAATAACCATGAGTATGGGAGAACTAGGTAAACGTACTCGAGTTGAAGGTTACCAATATGGCTCAGAACTAACTTTTGCTACGCTCAATGACAGTAGCAAAAGTGCCCCGGGGCAGTTAACCATTAATGAATTATTGCAAGCCTGGCAATAA
- a CDS encoding carbohydrate ABC transporter permease: MTNQKPTWKQNLKGWLYVLPMLTIVAVFSLYPIISSLAMSFYTEYNFFTNQILAIGFDNFKYLWDDALFHSAVANTLIFVVGVVPLEVIISLTIAVLLNQIKVLAGFFRTVYFLPFVTSIVAISMVWKWLYNKDSGLINYFLSFIGIQSIDWLNDPKWALPALIILAIWKSLGFNIMLFLVALNNVDKRLYSAARLDGANAWKRFCHVTVPMISPMTFLIGVNAVIGSFKVFDEIFSLFGGQAGPGNSAMTVVFYLYRMFYEQNKYGIAAAAGVVLFFMILFVTLIQMWVSKKHVHY, translated from the coding sequence ATGACAAACCAGAAGCCAACATGGAAACAAAACTTAAAGGGTTGGTTATATGTCTTACCAATGCTAACCATTGTAGCAGTATTCAGTTTGTATCCAATCATTTCAAGTTTGGCAATGAGCTTCTATACCGAATATAATTTTTTTACAAATCAAATTTTAGCGATTGGTTTTGATAACTTTAAATATTTATGGGATGACGCGCTTTTTCACTCAGCAGTGGCGAATACGTTGATTTTTGTCGTTGGTGTTGTGCCACTTGAGGTTATTATTTCATTGACGATTGCGGTGCTGTTGAATCAAATCAAAGTTTTAGCTGGCTTTTTTCGCACAGTATACTTTCTACCATTTGTGACAAGCATTGTAGCTATATCGATGGTATGGAAATGGTTATACAATAAAGATTCTGGTTTAATAAATTATTTTTTGAGTTTTATTGGTATTCAATCAATTGACTGGTTAAATGATCCTAAATGGGCTTTACCAGCGCTTATTATTTTAGCAATTTGGAAGAGCCTCGGATTTAATATTATGCTGTTTTTAGTGGCATTGAATAACGTCGATAAGCGTTTATATAGTGCAGCACGGCTAGATGGTGCTAATGCATGGAAACGATTTTGTCACGTAACAGTTCCTATGATTAGTCCAATGACATTTCTAATTGGTGTCAATGCTGTAATCGGATCATTTAAAGTATTTGATGAAATATTTTCACTATTTGGTGGACAAGCTGGACCTGGTAACTCCGCAATGACAGTTGTATTTTATCTTTATCGTATGTTTTATGAACAAAATAAATATGGTATTGCAGCTGCTGCAGGAGTTGTACTATTCTTTATGATTTTGTTTGTAACATTGATCCAAATGTGGGTCAGCAAAAAACATGTACATTATTAA
- a CDS encoding ABC transporter permease subunit, whose product MSSVRDKSNIGFQVMIPFILPVLILVTWQVTTSINLIDDSLLPTPVAVINKCIELIQSGELQRNMSISLYRATSGLLIGGTLGLVFGGINGISLLAQRFFNSSIQMIRNIPHLALIPLVIIWLGIGENAKISLVAVGVFFPIYINTFHGIRSIDKSLIEMGSSYGLSRKKMLSKIIIPGALPSILMGFRYALGVMWTTLIVSETISSSSGIGYMETNAQQFLDMPTIFLSILIYAFLGKVSDWIALSFESILLNWQKG is encoded by the coding sequence ATGTCAAGTGTCAGGGACAAAAGTAATATTGGGTTTCAGGTAATGATTCCATTTATATTACCTGTTTTGATTTTAGTTACGTGGCAAGTAACGACTAGCATTAATTTAATTGATGATTCGTTATTGCCAACACCAGTGGCGGTTATTAATAAATGTATCGAACTCATCCAAAGTGGGGAACTACAGAGAAATATGAGTATTTCATTGTACAGAGCTACTTCTGGATTATTAATCGGTGGAACCTTAGGATTAGTATTTGGTGGTATTAATGGTATATCGTTACTTGCTCAAAGGTTTTTCAATAGTTCAATCCAAATGATTCGTAACATTCCTCACTTGGCATTAATTCCTTTAGTTATTATTTGGCTCGGTATTGGCGAAAATGCCAAAATTTCATTAGTTGCTGTTGGTGTTTTTTTCCCAATTTATATCAATACTTTTCATGGTATACGGTCTATTGACAAGAGCCTGATTGAAATGGGTTCTTCATATGGATTGAGTAGAAAAAAGATGTTATCAAAAATTATCATTCCAGGAGCATTGCCCTCGATTCTGATGGGCTTTCGTTATGCTTTAGGCGTCATGTGGACAACATTAATTGTGTCTGAAACGATTTCGTCAAGTTCGGGTATTGGTTATATGGAAACCAATGCACAGCAATTTTTAGATATGCCAACAATATTTTTGAGTATTCTTATCTATGCTTTTTTAGGTAAGGTATCTGATTGGATTGCATTGAGTTTTGAAAGTATTTTACTAAATTGGCAAAAAGGATAG